One segment of Triticum aestivum cultivar Chinese Spring chromosome 2A, IWGSC CS RefSeq v2.1, whole genome shotgun sequence DNA contains the following:
- the LOC123191132 gene encoding K(+) efflux antiporter 2, chloroplastic has protein sequence MDLSRFASPRPPGLQIGAAASLRGACSLRRPRHRGGVHGGRGGNLMVASALRGSSSGLFYAAPNHARLRLTRTGSAGCQGNDSLAYVDGPLEGTKGSSSSSSEGSDEAAGSDGEERARSAAAVDVDDLRDLLHKARKELEVARLNSTMFEGKAQRISESAIALKDRADSAQTEVSAAVATVQEIISKEDDAKEAVRKATMALSMAEARLQLAAEALDAKRGSVGQLEVSLDDVEEEALASAQEEIKGCQASLSKCEEELGRVQGKKMELQKEVDRLTELAERALLDASKAEEDVSNIMVLAEQAVALEMEAAKRVNDAELALQKAEKAVESVVELVPAADGHMSDEEDDLSDVYDYSGDGMADISERDEVSNVERLMQISDLAAEGIEPLEPSNEMPVEERGDKLLVEPQKEAEPDVDKSKQGKKQESSKSSLKRSSRFFSASFFSSKSDGEFTPTSVFRGLMKSARKQAPALVAGILLLGAGAFFFNRAEKNSQLFQQPGITTTSIEEVTSTAKPIVREIRQLPQRIKKLIELLPHQEVNEEEASLFDVLYLLLASVVFVPLFQKIPGGSPVLGYLAAGVLIGPYGLSIIRNVHGTKAIAEFGVVFLLFNIGLELSVERLSSMKKYVFGLGSAQVLVTTAVVGLAAHRFAALPGPAAIVVGSGLALSSTAVVLQVLQERGESTSRHGRATFSVLLFQDLAVVVLLILIPLISPNSSKGGVGFQAILEAMGMAAVKAIAAITAIIAGGRLFLRPIYRQIAENRNAEIFSANTLLVIFGTSLLTARAGLSMALGAFLAGLLLAETEFSLQVESDIAPYRGLLLGLFFMTVGMSIDPKLFLSNFPAVSLILGLLIIGKTLLVTFIGRVFGVSTIAAVRVGLLLAPGGEFAFVAFGEAVNQGLLSPQLSSLLFLVVGLSMAMTPYLAAGGQFLASKFEQHDVRSLLPVESETDDLQGHIIILGFGRVGQIIAQLLSERLIPFVALDVRSDRVAVGRALDLPVYFGDAGSREVLHKVGAERACAAAITLDTPGANYRAVWALSKYFPNVKTFVRAHDVDHGVNLEKAGASAVVPETLEPSLQLAAAVLAQAKLPMSEIATTINEFRNRHLSELTELCSTSGSSLGYGFSRVMSKTKPVVSDDESDTIDGALAI, from the exons ATGGATTTGTCCAGGTTCGCGTCTCCGCGCCCCCCGGGCCTGCAGatcggcgccgccgcctccctccgggGGGCCTGCTCGCTGCGCCGACCCCGGCACAGAGGCGGAGTCCACGGCGGCCGGGGCGGGAACCTCATGGTCGCCTCGGCCCTCCGCGGCTCAAGCAGCGGCCTCTTCTACGCCGCCCCGAACCACGCCCGTCTCCGGCTCACACGGACCGGGTCGGCGGGCTGCCAGGGCAACGACTCGCTGGCCTACGTGGACGGCCCGCTGGAGGGCACcaagggcagcagcagcagctccagcgAGGGCAGCGACGAGGCGGCGGGGTCCGACGGCGAGGAGAGAGCCCGCAGTGCCGCTGCCGTCGACGTGGACGATCTCAGGGACCTGCTGCACAAGGCcaggaaggagctggaggtggcCAGGCTCAACAGCACCATGTTCGAGGGCAAGGCGCAGCGCATATCCGAGTCGGCCATCGCGCTCAAGGACCGTGCCGACAGCGCGCAGACCGAGGTgtccgccgccgtggccaccgtgcAGGAGATCATCAGCAAGGAGGACGACGCCAAGGAGGCCGTCCGCAAGGCCACCATGGCGCTCTCCATGGCCGAGGCCCGGCTGCAGCTCGCCGCTGAGGCGCTGGACGCCAAGAGGGGCTCGGTCGGCCAGCTGGAGGTCAGCCTCGACGACGTCGAGGAGGAGGCGCTCGCGTCCGCCCAGGAGGAGATCAAGGGGTGCCAGGCCAGCCTGTCAAAGTGCGAGGAGGAGCTCGGGCGGGTCCAGGGGAAGAAGATGGAGCTGCAGAAGGAGGTCGACAGGCTGACCGAGCTCGCCGAGAGGGCTCTCCTGGACGCCTCCAAGGCCGAGGAGGATGTTTCCAATATAATGGTGTTGGCTGAGCAGGCCGTGGCTCTTGAGATGGAAGCAGCCAAGCGCGTGAACGACGCGGAGCTGGCGTTACAGAAGGCGGAGAAGGCGGTCGAGTCCGTTGTGGAGCTGGTGCCGGCTGCTGATGGGCACATGAGTGACGAAGAGGACGATCTTTCTGATGTTTATGACTATAGCGGTGACGGCATGGCTGACATTTCTGAAAGGGATGAGGTGTCAAATGTCGAGCGTTTGATGCAGATTAGCGACTTGGCTGCTGAAGGCATCGAGCCACTTGAACCGTCTAATGAAATGCCTGTTGAAGAACGCGGTGACAAGTTGCTTGTTGAGCCTCAGAAAGAAGCTGAACCTGACGTAGATAAGTCAAAGCAAGGGAAGAAGCAGGAGTCTTCCAAATCATCGTTGAAGAGGTCATCTCGTTTTTTCTCGGCGTCTTTCTTCTCCTCCAAATCGGATGGAGAATTTACACCTACATCTGTATTCCGAGGGCTAATGAAATCAGCAAGAAAACAAGCACCAGCTCTTGTTGCCGGGATACTGCTTCTTGGCGCAGG GGCATTCTTCTTCAATAGAGCTGAGAAGAATAGTCAATTGTTTCAGCAGCCAGGCATAACCACCACAAGTATTGAAGAAGTTACCTCCACTGCAAAGCCCATAGTTCGCGAGATTCGGCAGTTACCACAAAGAATAAAAAAGCTAATCGAGCTCTTACCTCATCAAGAG GTAAATGAGGAAGAAGCTTCGCTTTTTGACGTACTATATTTGCTGCTGGCCAGTGTTGTTTTTGTACCATTATTCCAGAAAATACCTGGAG GTAGTCCTGTTCTTGGATATCTTGCTGCTGGTGTCCTCATTGGTCCCTATGGTCTTTCTATCATCCGCAATGTCCATGGAACAAAGGCAATTGCTGAATTTGGAGTCGTGTTCTTGTTATTTAACATTGGCCTTGAG CTTTCTGTGGAAAGGTTAAGTTCGATGAAGAAGTATGTCTTTGGATTAGGCTCTGCTCAG GTGTTGGTTACTACAGCAGTTGTTGGTCTGGCAGCTCACCGTTTTGCAGCACTACCAGGACCAGCGGCAATTGTTGTTGGGAGTGGTTTGGCTCTATCATCCACAGCTGTCGTCTTGCAA GTACTACAAGAACGTGGGGAGAGCACATCACGGCATGGACGCGCCACATTTTCTGTGCTACTTTTCCAG GATCTGGCCGTGGTGGTTCTGTTGATATTGATCCCACTCATATCACCTAATTCTTCAAAAGGAGGG GTTGGGTTCCAAGCAATATTGGAAGCTATGGGAATGGCTGCGGTAAAGGCAATAGCTGCTATAACTGCCATCATTGCTGGAGGTCGTTTG TTCCTTCGGCCAATTTACAGGCAAATTGCTGAAAATCGGAATGCTGAGATATTTTCAGCAAATACTCTCCTTGTTATATTTGGGACAAGTCTTCTTACTGCTCGG GCTGGCTTATCGATGGCACTGGGAGCATTTTTGGCTGGTTTGTTGTTAGCAGAAACAGAGTTCTCCTTGCAGGTTGAGTCGGATATTGCTCCTTACCGTGGCCTTCTGTTAGGTCTATTCTTTATGACG GTTGGAATGTCTATTGACCCAAAGCTGTTTCTGTCAAACTTCCCAGCAGTCTCTTTGATATTAGGTCTCTTAATTATTGGAAAGACACTGTTAGTAACATTTATTGGTAGAGTGTTTGGAGTTTCCACCATAGCTGCTGTTCGGGTTGGTCTTTTGCTTGCACCTGGTGGGGAGTTTGCTTTTGTTGCCTTTGGAGAAGCCGTTAACCAG GGTCTTCTATCGCCTCAATTATCGTCATTATTATTTTTGGTGGTTGGCCTTTCAATGGCTATGACACCATATTTAGCTGCTGGAGGGCAGTTTCTAGCATCAAAATTTGAGCAGCATGATGTCAGGAGTTTATTGCCAGTGGAAAGTGAG acgGATGACTTGCAAGGCcatattattattttgggatttggACGTGTTGGGCAG atcATCGCCCAACTCCTGTCAGAACGGTTAATTCCATTTGTTGCGCTTGATGTTCGAAG tgATCGGGTGGCAGTTGGGCGCGCACTTGATCTACCAGTATATTTCGGTGATGCAGGAAGCAGAGAG GTACTGCACAAAGTTGGAGCTGAGAGGGCATGTGCTGCTGCCATTACTTTAGATACTCCTGGTGCAAACTATAGAGCTGTATGGGCTCTGAGCAAATACTTCCCAAATGTGAAGACATTTGTCAGAGCACATGATGTTGATCATGGTGTTAATTTGGAGAAAGCTGGTGCATCAGCG GTTGTCCCTGAGACCTTAGAACCAAGTCTTCAATTGGCTGCTGCTGTTCTTGCTCAA GCAAAACTTCCAATGTCCGAGATTGCAACAACGATCAACGAGTTCAGGAATCGTCATTTGTCAGAGCTAACGGAG CTTTGTTCTACAAGTGGGAGCTCCCTAGGCTACGGCTTCTCTCGAGTCATGTCGAAAACGAAGCCTGTGGTCTCTGACGACGAGAGCGACACCATTGATGGAGCCCTGGCGATCTGA
- the LOC123191133 gene encoding uncharacterized protein, whose product MSNKRRGYAGDGGEKRSRRIKHLYLVLDDWTKGYSIHKIQADSFDSDSDSDSDDQHSGAARHLPEPPALRLECPVGTVPHPGMSFSALGTKIFTFMNQRCSLIYDTKTAAMTIGAHAPADMVCGFGITVVVGEMLYALSYHFDKKQHSFGVMSWGSIAPDALQHPTEG is encoded by the coding sequence ATGTCTAATAAGCGCCGGGGATATGCCGGCGACGGCGGTGAAAAGAGGTCGCGGCGGATCAAGCATCTGTACCTCGTGTTGGATGACTGGACCAAGGGGTACAGCATCCACAAGATCCAAGCCGATAGCTTCGACTCTGACTCTGACTCTGACTCTGATGACCAGCACAGCGGCGCTGCCCGGCACCTCCCGGAGCCTCCGGCCCTGCGGTTAGAGTGCCCGGTTGGCACTGTACCCCATCCCGGCATGTCGTTCTCTGCCTTGGGCACCAAGATCTTCACCTTCATGAACCAGCGATGCAGCCTCATCTACGACACCAAGACGGCCGCAATGACGATTGGCGCCCATGCCCCTGCTGACATGGTCTGTGGCTTCGGCATCACCGTGGTCGTTGGTGAGATGCTCTATGCATTATCTTACCACTTCGACAAGAAACAACACTCCTTTGGTGTCATGTCATGGGGGTCCATTGCGCCGGATGCGCTGCAACATCCAACCGAGGGCTGA